From Leptodactylus fuscus isolate aLepFus1 chromosome 11, aLepFus1.hap2, whole genome shotgun sequence, one genomic window encodes:
- the NAIF1 gene encoding nuclear apoptosis-inducing factor 1 → MATPAKKRKTNFSEQEVEIIMEEMEKQKHILINHYNAGVPLLTKSNAWYDILKRVNAISTCHRELAEVKKKWSDLKTEVRRKMSQARATVEGEGDVSTPPVMLTPLQQRICNLLGESAILSLPTQECPAEIPAQVSISSPGTVTLSQIPTETTYHTLEENVVEYCTTEAPNTVTSETPVEIISPSAEVTGKPQELKNRIALNSARLLQEQRVTNLHVREIAQHLEQQNDILQMIRRSQEVQASAQERQAQAMEGTQAALGALIQVLRPMIKDVRKFLQSRIVESAAGNEAGDPGTQNGQSNPISQ, encoded by the exons ATGGCTACGCCAGCCAAGAAGAGAAAAACGAATTTCTCAGAGCAAGAGGTGGAAATCAtcatggaggaaatggagaagcAGAAACACATCTTGATTAACCATTACAATGCTGGAGTGCCACTGCTGACCAAAAGCAATGCCTGGTATGATATCCTAAAGCGTGTAAACGCCATCAGTACGTGCCACCGGGAACTGGCAGAAGTGAAGAAGAAGTGGTCGGACCTGAAGACTGAGGTGAGAAGGAAAATGTCGCAGGCACGTGCCACAGTGGAAGGCGAAGGGGACGTCAGCACCCCACCTGTTATGCTCACCCCGCTACAACAGCGAATATGCAACTTGTTGGGTGAAAGCGCCATCCTCAGCTTACCCACCCAAGAATGCCCCGCGGAAATACCTGCCCAAGTGTCCATCAGTTCACCTGGCACCGTAACTCTGTCACAAA TTCCTACTGAAACAAcctatcacactttggaggaaaaCGTAGTAGAGTACTGCACAACTGAAGCCCCCAATACCGTTACCTCTGAGACCCCTGTAGAAATCATCTCTCCTTCTGCTGAAGTCACGGGAAAACCTCAAGAACTGAAGAACCGAATTGCTCTGAACTCTGCCCGGCTCTTGCAAGAACAGAGAGTGACTAACTTACACGTAAGGGAGATTGCGCAACATCTGGAGCAGCAGAATGATATCCTACAGATGATTCGCAGGTCGCAAGAAGTCCAAGCCAGCGCTCAAGAAAGGCAAGCCCAAGCTATGGAGGGGACTCAAGCTGCACTGGGTGCCCTCATTCAGGTGCTGCGGCCCATGATTAAAGATGTTCGGAAGTTCTTACAAAGCCGGATAGTTGAATCAGCAGCTGGTAATGAAGCTGGTGACCCAGGAACTCAAAATGGACAATCCAATCCTATCAGCCAGTGA